The Rattus norvegicus strain BN/NHsdMcwi chromosome 2, GRCr8, whole genome shotgun sequence nucleotide sequence TGGTGCTGGTAAGCAGTCCACCAACGAGTGATAGCCTCGGCCTAAAAGCTACTAATTTTAGACATGTAACATGTGGAAATAGCAGCCAAATAGCTGTATAGCTAAATCCATACGGTAGGCTCAGGCCAGTCTGGCTCACGGTGCTGCGCCCCGGTTTCCTTAATCTGGGGAGTGTGGGTGGGAGGACAGGTGGGATTATGAGGAGACATTTTTGATTGCCACTTCTGGGGAAGGTGCCAGTGGCGTCTATACAATGTGTAGGGTTATCCATACAAGGCAGGATTATCCAGCCCTAAATTTCAACAGCCCAAGGCTCTGTCTAGTGCATGTTGCTAACATGGTTATGGTCTGACAAGCTATAAATGAACAGGCGATTGGTGTGTCATGGTCAAGAGCCCTCATGGTTCCCAGATCCATAGGTTGAACAGCTGAAACTCTGCAGGaatatttgtaataaaatattttagctgTATAAAATGAGCTAATCTCCCCCATAAATTTCATTTACACCAAGTCATGttaagtcttttatttttgctctaaagtttataaaatatttaagctCAGACCTTAAAGTTGGCAAATAGAATTTcaaatttatataacattttgtaCCCAGTAGTTTTTTAAGAGTAAAACATCAAGCTGGCCACATGTTAATGTGTTTAGTTTACTCTTGGATTAATACCAGATATATTAATGTTGACAAGCAGGTATAAAGATTCTGCTGTGTTAATGTGTCCTTAGCACTATTTAATATCCACCCCAGGAGGCTGTGCTGAAAAGGTAAAAGTTAGGGGAACAAGAGCTTCAGTTAATGTCCTGAGCCACCTTTATCCCCACAAGATTGATCTTGGTGCTTCTGGGGTTCCTGTCAGCACAGCAGCATGTTAACAGATGATTATAGACATGGGCCTCTCCACTTGCTTAAGTCTGTGGACCGGAACAAAGCAGCATTTCCAGTTGATGAAAGGATCCACAGGGAACATGCCGTCTCTCCAATAAAGCTTGTGGCAGTTAAACCAATAAACTGCAGCAATGAGAAAACTGTTGACGAAGTACAGCCAGGGGACGTTCATTTCTATGTACGCTGGAATCTGAACTCTGAGTGAGAGGATGAGGACCTGAAGTGCTACAAAGGGAAACCAGGTACCAAGAAAGCACACAATGAGCCTGGGCAAGAGCACTGCTCTGGGGCTCACAGTGTAACTGGTATGGGGTGGGAAAGGAAAATAGAGGACAGCCTTGTTCTTGTAGGATGCTATCCGGATAGCCTGTATCAGGGCAACAACTTCTTGCCATGAAATCAGAAAGGCCACAGATAAAATCATCAACATAGACAGTGATAGCCAGTGACTCTGAGTGCTGACATAGGAGGGACATTGGTTCACAGAAGTCTTGTGTGTCTTTAGGCTTGCCGAGATGGCTGGATCACCCAAAACATAAGCAAGGACTGAGATCCAAGTTAAAATGACTGTCAACAAATAAAGTAACTTTTGCCACCTAGATGAAGGCTTGGTGGCTCTGGACAGATTACACCAGTAGTCTATACAAGCCAGGGAGCAAACTGGATAATGCAAGAAGCCGTAAGCGAAGGAAACGATCTGTGTGAGCAGACATATGTGGTAGTTAGTAAACCTAATACCTAGAACTACAAAGTCCCTGAAGTAGGTCAGAACAGAAATGTTTACCAACAGCAGGAGATCAACAAGTGCTAGTGAAAAGCAGAAGTACTCCATAAAGCTCCACGAGGTGTCTTTCCTTTTCACTCTGAGGATGAGGACGTTTAACAACACTTTCCCAAGTATAATCAACAGCAGCAGACAGGTGGCATCCAGGGACCGCGGAGCCTGATGTGACTGGTACTGAAAAGAGCAGTTCTTTGAAGGAAGAGCTGTCATATTCTTAGTTAAATTTCAAGACGAtctgacaaatacacacacagggtAAGAAGCAGCTTCACTTTGTTTTCTTGCCctgcaaaaagaagaaaagccttGGTGTTACCAGGGTGTCGCTACTTAAGAGCTTTGCATGCTTCTCAACGCTCTCACAAATTCATGATGTAGAGGTGGAACGAAGCACTACGAGTTGACAGACGGATACGAGGGTAGTATGGTCTTTCTTCTCCTAGCACTGAATGGAGAACAAGATCAAACGTGTCATTAGCTTTTGAGCCCCAAACAGTCCAGAACTCCAACATCTTTATAttgaaatattgtattaaataAATTCTATATTAACTTTTTTAACAACTCACACAAGAGATATTTGTATTTACTTCAGCCAAAACATATTAGAAGAAGCTGGCTGTATAGTGATGCTCAGGGCAATTACCAATTGCtccaaactgttttttttttttttttttgtccttttgacaAAATAAGTTTAGTTGAGGGACTTTGCTCTGTCTCGTTCTATTTTAGTTTTAACTTCGATAGATTGTGTGCATACAGaaatccatttcttttaggttttctaCTGGGTGGAATaaagattttgaaatttaaagGTGGAATTTAAGGGTTATGTTTAGGGGCCATTTACACATTTTTCTACTTAGCATTCTctggagctaaaaaaaaaaaaaacccaaaaaacaacaaacaaagaaaaaccagcTGGGTTGAGAATAATGGAAGCCCATTAAAGGGAAACAGCAAGATTTCTCTTCGGGATGTGCTTGTTTGGATATGGCAACTGGAGAGAGAATCCAGGAAAGTGCAGGACTGAGCATGGGTTCCGGCAAACTAAATATAAAAGCAAGGGAGGAAGAGCGAAGCCTCAGTACCAATACATGGGCAAACGAGAAAGGGCAGAGAGGAAAAGGtcaagaaaggaaagagattCTGGAAATGCCcttcaagaaagaaagattgGGGGATAAAGTTCACTGCCTGGCATATGCAAACCCTTCCTGGGTTTGACCCACGGCATCCTATCTCCTCAGAACTTCATACaacgacacatacacacacaccagcaagaaCAACCACTTCCTAACAATAACAAATCTAAGGAATGTCAATAGTCAGATGGGTTAAACTAACACACGGTAGGCACATTGTCAAGATGTGCTCCATGAAGCCATTCAAAACACATCAAGAGGGCTgggatgtagcccagtggtagTGCATCTGCTATGTACACTCAGTGCCCTGGCTTTCATCCCTCCTACAAAACCAACATTTAAAAAGCTTGTTCAGATAGGAAGATTTAGTTTCCTAGTGAAAAGCAATTTTTCCTATGCTTGTTAAAAATTTCCACACATTAAAGATAAGTTTTACAATATCTTAAGTGAAATGCAAGGTACAATGTTATGCAACATACAGGCATAGTGGCATGTGTATAGAATCCCAGCTCCCAGGAAGCACAGACAACTGGAGCTCTTGAGTTCaatgctagcctggtctacataaaagCCCTAGCCAGAGTTGCGGAGATCTCATATTAATAACTTAGTGGTACACTTGAAAGCTTAGGAATACAAGAACAACACCCCAAAAGaataaacaggaagaaataaacttAAAGCTAggaattaatgaaatagaaacaaaaatattacacataatgaaaagttattttaaaaaaattaacagtgCTTACAAATTTTTAGCCAAATTAGCCAAAAGAGAAGATCCAAATTATATGAGATGAGAAAAGAGCCAtcacaacagacactgaggaaattcacagAATCATAAGTACATGCTTTCAAAATCTACATCACACCAAGttgaaaacctaaaagaaatgaatttatgtatgtatataacctACCAAAGTTAAAACTAAAATAGATCCATTACATCTAATGAGacagaagcagtaattaaaaatcTCTTAACTAAAAAAAAGTCCAGGCCAGGTAGATTCAGTTAGGGATTTTACCAAACcctcaaagaaaataacaacattcttcaaattatttcctaaaacagaaactgaaagaatagTGCCAAGATCTTATTATGAAGTCAATTATCACTTTGATATCCAAACCAAAgaccaacaacaacagaaaattaaAGACCAATATTTCTTATGAACATAAATGCAAGATCTCAGCAGAatacttgcaaacagaatccaagaatacatcaaaaatatTATCCATCAGGATAAAGCTGGCAACATTCCAGAGATACAAGAATGGATCAATATAAATCAATAAACATAATCCTCCATATAAATAGATAAAggacaaaaccatatgatcatctcatcagatgGATGCAGAAAAGGCCTATGGCAAaaaacaccctttcatgataaaagttttggagaaaggaaaaatggaacAGGAGTGTCTAAGTGGGATAGGGGTTGGGAGGGCAGGATAGAGGAGAGAATATGGTAAGGGGATGGCTAACACTAAAGGCCTTtctgagccaggcagtggtggtgcgcCTGGGAGGTAAACCAAGGGTCAGGTTTAGTcttcagaatgagttccaggacagccaagggctgCCGAGAGAAAGTATGTTTTGGGAGTGGAGGTAGGACTTTTGAAAGCGCAAGTTTAAATCAAGTTATTTTGGGAGTGCAGAGCAATACCCCAACTAGACACCATATACTTCCAAATAAAACTACCAGTACCAGGAATGGGTCACCTATTTTTTGAGTGGTTGGCCAATGGGGTTAGTAGACTTGCACTCAAACATTAAAGCCTATTGCCAATGTATTGGTTGACCTCTAGAGATGATGGGAAAACCCTCTTGCTGATAGGGCACACTTGAGTCATAGAACGTGGAGAAATGTAGCTGGTATTTACCTGGAAGCTTCACCCCTAGCTCTCACAGTGTTGGAAGGCTCTATGCTGCCTccagaggagaaaagtaactGTCTGTCTCACCTGGCTATGTATTCTCTGAGTCACAATAACAACTTGCCTGCCTGGCAATAGTGGCACACATGTTACAGAAGTAACCAATCAATTTGGATTGTATTTAAGCCCTACCTGATATCATCAATGAGGCCCAGAACCCGTAGCTAGATAGGTCATGGGCCCTAAGGGGAAACCAAGTATTATTCCACTAAATGACCATGGCAATAAAACTACACCCAATGACTCATTGCTGTACCTATCACTCAACCCTCATCTGAAACACTTCTTATATAGATGGCAGGTAACATACACACCCACAACTGGCAACATGCAGAGAATAATAAACTGAAATCGCCAGCCAACATGGGATGTTTGGATCTTACCCTTCCCTTCAAGGCTCAGAGCTTCATGTGGCAGATGGGACAGAAAGATTTT carries:
- the Gpr160 gene encoding probable G-protein coupled receptor 160 isoform X2; translation: MTALPSKNCSFQYQSHQAPRSLDATCLLLLIILGKVLLNVLILRVKRKDTSWSFMEYFCFSLALVDLLLLIVSFAYGFLHYPVCSLACIDYWCNLSRATKPSSRWQKLLYLLTVILTWISVLAYVLGDPAISASLKTHKTSVNQCPSYVSTQSHWLSLSMLMILSVAFLISWQEVVALIQAIRIASYKNKAVLYFPFPPHTSYTVSPRAVLLPRLIVCFLGTWFPFVALQVLILSLRVQIPAYIEMNVPWLYFVNSFLIAAVYWFNCHKLYWRDGMFPVDPFINWKCCFVPVHRLKQVERPMSIIIC
- the Gpr160 gene encoding probable G-protein coupled receptor 160 isoform X1, which translates into the protein MTALPSKNCSFQYQSHQAPRSLDATCLLLLIILGKVLLNVLILRVKRKDTSWSFMEYFCFSLALVDLLLLVNISVLTYFRDFVVLGIRFTNYHICLLTQIVSFAYGFLHYPVCSLACIDYWCNLSRATKPSSRWQKLLYLLTVILTWISVLAYVLGDPAISASLKTHKTSVNQCPSYVSTQSHWLSLSMLMILSVAFLISWQEVVALIQAIRIASYKNKAVLYFPFPPHTSYTVSPRAVLLPRLIVCFLGTWFPFVALQVLILSLRVQIPAYIEMNVPWLYFVNSFLIAAVYWFNCHKLYWRDGMFPVDPFINWKCCFVPVHRLKQVERPMSIIIC